The segment tggttacagctgacggccaactagccacagctgatggccatgcaatcacagttgatggccatttactacctgagccagcacctgtctatgtgaggccgagagcctggaaactgctttctggggctctgtccccacactctgccTCACCAAGTGTTGACAAATGTCACTGCTGCTACCTTTTgcaaagaatgaaagaacatCTTCCAGAAACTGTTGCCACATGGCCCCCTTTCCAGTTCACTAGGGGGCCATGTGGCAACAGTTTCTGGAAGatgttctttcattctttgcAAAGGGTCTTTAGTCTGGTATTGTATGATGCCACATACAGTATATCTGTCATGGGCAGTCCCCACTGGAAACACTTAACTTTATATAAAAGGATTCAGGAGTGAAATAAATCATGGTAactgttgggggtgggtgggtgtagGCATCCTGATGCTCCTACTTGCAAATGCCCAGGATTGTTTCTTATCATCCCTCTTTGTAAGAACACTGCACATCACTTGGAAAACCTATTCCCATTCCATATACTCTTGGAGCACTATCAACCTCTGCACTGCATTTACCCCCAATGTAGGGGAACACATATAATCCAGGCTGGGTCACTTGGAGTCCTTCCCGTAATTTCTGAGTTGAAAATAGAAGGAAGGATTCCCACCTTCTTGAATCTTAAGTGTAAGCTTATAGGGTTCTCATTAGTCATTTCTCACCGTGTGGAGAAGctttatgtaggaaaaaaaaaaaaaaaggaacctcgTAAAAACTAGCAGAGATAAGAGATAGTCCTGTAAGTACTGAATCCCAGAGTCAGTGCCTGAGTCctgattctatttttttctccgtTGGTGTTATGAGGTGCTCCAGTACAGGTGTAGCTCAGAGATATCACAGATTCAGTTCCACACACTATAATAAAgagagtatcacaataaagcaaatcataatcttttttgctggtggagggtcttgccttcaatttattaaaaaaaaaaaaaaaaaaagcaacacctgTGAAAcataataaatgcaataaaactaGGTGTGCCTGTATTCCTTCCAGCTGAGAaaaggtatttcttttgtttttcattttccttcaggtGATTTGAGTTGTGATTCTTACCACTTGCATCTAAAGGCAAACAACTATTGCTGTGATTGTTGGCTGGTAATATAGGAGCACATACTGTTTGCAGTCTATTTTAATCTTGAAACGCTCAGAATATGAACCTTCTAAACTCGGGAAGTTTAGATCACCTCACAAAATGGTGGTGTCTCTCTAAAATATCATAGGTACTTTTGAGATTGTAAGCTATTTTTCtaagtcaaaacaattttttaagccAAAGATGCTGTCCATTCCAGCTCTTTGTAAAGTGTTATGCTCAAAAACACCAGTTAGCAATGAAATTTACATCTTATTGCTTTGTACTaggttataaaaatgtatttgtccttttttaatCCTGTTGGCCTTAGAGATAAAACTTTGCACAGTAAAGTTTACCTCCAGGCTCTTGCCACTTCCTCTGTCCTGACATTTTTGACATACAGGGAAGAACAGACCTCTGGGTTAAGTCTGACAGTTAAGAAGAGAATATGAAAAGTATATTGTACAGgctgaaaacaaaatatgagTAAGTGGCACattaatacaaatgtattatGATTAGCATAAGGACAGTTGCCCTACCTTAGCACAAGGAGGTTGTGAGATATCTTTCCCTTGTAAAAGCTGTACACTGAAGTGGATATTTCCTAACCCAGGGAAGGAACATGTAATGCCATTTTGTTCCATCTGAGCTACATATTCCAGGAGAGACATCATTGTTTATAGCTGACATCTGTTCCTATTGGCTGATGCCCATAAAATAGCAGTTATTAAATTGTTCAAAGTCCTGAATATCATTCCAGGATTTCAAGAATGACTGAAGGGGAAGACCTAGAGAGAGAGGGGGAATATTGCTAAGaagaaactttcaaaaaataataataaaaccaagaaattatTACAGTGAGGACTCTCTAAGATATCTAGAAATTGCATAATATTTACATAGCTAATTTTGTTACTCATAACTTATTTTTTCACAACggtaataaagtaattaaaatgagaaagctttccttccttctttccttccttcttttcttccttccttccttctcattcaTCTTTTCCCATCTCAAAAAACTGGGAATGGAATGCAGAGAtagagagaagagaaggcaaaatctggattttgtttatttatttatttatatttatttatttatttatttttattagtttcagatgtacaaagcaatgtaatagttagacatttacacccctcacaaagtgataaccccccccaatctcctacctctctgacatcatatatagctgttacaataccattgactatattccctatgctgtactccatatcccatgattaatatatatacagtatgtcaaaaaaatgtatacaaattttaagaaaggaaaaaactgtactaaaattgtaataatgtatactgataacaaaagatgaatacaagccatgtacacatttttttggtatcccagtatatatttaattacagttgacattcaatattattctacttcagcttcaggtatacagcacaatggtcaggcatctacacaatctatgaagtgaacCCCTGAtgagtctagtgcccatctggcaccttatatatgaaatacagtatagggaatataatcaataatgtaaaaatctggattttaaaaagaaaagactgaggtccAGCCTGGGACGTGTGTTAGTGTTGGTCTGGAGTGGgcacttacatttttttccctgattttttttctctcatttacaagatggatataccacaatttatacTAATTCTTCTAAATTTCTACCAATTGATTTCGGAAAATGACTTTATAAGTCCGCCTTGCACCCAATTTTGAGCTATCTTTGAGACCCACATCCCAATAATAGTTAAATTGCCTGGAGGAAAGgtgataaataatttattttttgtttatacaGACTGAGACCAGATATATActaaaatgttcaataaatatacattggAAGAAATTGGCAGACATTTCAGACTactttcttcttaaaaagaaaaaagttatgaaCTCCCATGATGCATGTAGATACTAATTTTATAATCCTGCTTTCCTTTTCAGAAGCATTTGAAAATCTGGAAAAACAGATTCTGTCTAAAAACAATATGTGAGACGGGCCCAGAGACATTTCTGTAAGTGACATCACGATGGCTGCCCAAGGAGAACCCCAAGTTCAGTTCAAAATTGTATTGGTTGTTGTTGGTGGGACTGGGAAAACTACATTTGTGAAATGTCACCTGACTGGCGAATTTGAGAAGTATGTAGCTATCTTCGGTGTTCAAGTCCATCCCCTCGTGTTTCATACCAACAGAGGACCTATTAAGTTCAATGTGTGGGATACCGCTGGTCAGGAGAAATTTGGTGGACTGACAGATGGCTATTACATCCAAGCCCAGTGTGCCATTATAATGTTTGATGTAACTTCCAGAGTAACTTACAAGAATGTGCCTAACTGTCATAGAGATCTGGTACGAGTATGTGAAAACATCATCATTGTGCTGTGTGGCAATAAAGTGGATGGATATTAAAGACAGGAAAGTGAAGGCAAAATCAACTGTCTTCCACCAAAAGAAGAATCTTCAGCACTAGGACATCTCTGCCAAAAGTAACTACAACTTTGAAAAACCCTTCCTCTGGCTTGCTCGAAAACTCATCGGAGACCCTAACTTGAAGTTCGCTGCCATGCCTGCCCTTGCCCCACCAGAGGTTGTCCTGGATCCCGCCTTGCTAGCACAGTACGAGCATGACCTAGACGTTGCTCAGAAAACTGCCCTCCTGGATGAGGATGACAACCTGTGAAAGTGAAGCTGGGGCCCAGCATCAGAAGTCTAGTTTTATAGGCAACTGTCCTGTGATGTCAGCGGTGCAGCGTGTTTGCCACTTTATTACATAGCTAAGCAGAACATGTGCTTAATCTTTGGGATGCTGAAGGAGATGGATGGGCTTCGGAGTcagtgtggcagttaaaaatacCTTCCTTTTTTGGACCTGCATATTTAGCTGTTTCAGAACACAGTTGGTTCCTTATTGAATTTCAAATACAAGACTGCTACCGTCACATAACAATATTCAGTAGGGAGATCATGTTTGTTTCTGTCATTCCCATTCCTTTTCGTTTAGAATCAGAATAAAGTTGTATTTCAAAtatctaacaaaaataaaaaataaaaataataaaaaataacaatatgtgagcattttttttactttgttttaagaTTGTAGTCAGGAGAAAAACACTAGACAAGACTCATTTTCAAAAGCTGACTGAGTTGTAAGCCTAGATTGAATTTAAAGGAGTAAATTgaaatgactctttttttttttttttttgcatataaataatttttttttttaacccacagAAAGAACTATGCAAATGATTCATTGGAGTATTCCACACTTGCCAATGGATATGGAAGTTCAGCTTGTCAACACACTGCTAGAATTGGGACAGCTATGAGTATTTCCTAATATTTATAATCAAAGTGCTCAATTCATTTTACCTTAACCCTTATAAGAGCAGACATCTAGAAAATAGAGTACCTTATCTCATTAGTTAAAGTGAATGGCTCATTCCTCTTGattgctataatttatttgtaaattaggAATATTGATCCCCCTGACAACATTCATACTTTATATGAGAATGTATTTTGATCATATGTTTtgatctgaaaataaagaaagccTGTCATTTTAATAGGCATTGCtgcttgtaaaataaaacaacacattaaCAAGGACAGCAGCATAAAGTACaccaagtaaaaaacaaacaaacaaacaaacaaaacaaaccttttcagttactgtattttggtttctatattatttattgtaATGTATATTAGACTTTTTATTTACTATCATTATATGATCAAATAATTACCAAATAttgataaaaaacaaatgaagaagactCTAAACTTGAAACACACTGGTagttgaaaattaattaaatagtgaaaaataatatttaaaatgagaaaaaaatatgtaagttctAAAACTGTGAAGATTGCTTTGTCTAAAGATCATGACAAGCTTGGTGTTTAGGCTTTAGAAGGGTTCTATGATTAAATTAGTTGTCCACAGTCAGGAGAAgagcggtgtgtgtgtgttgtgtatgtgttttatgaAGGCTTATTTAATATAGCCTatgattaattcaacaaatacctgtGAGTATCAACTTTCTGTGAAGTTACTGTGATATGCTTTCTGCAGTAGAGGACCTTagagtttagaaaagaaaaggcattgaGTTCTAAAACTATAATTGAAGCTAGAGTGTGAGAATTGTGGAATTTGGAATTCAGAGAAAGCATAGTACAGGGGAGGCAATTCCTGTTCTGTGTCCAGATCTGGCTTTCCAACGGACTCCGTTCCTTGTTATTGGGAGTTGGCGAATAAGTTAATGTTATGTCCCtcagtttgtatttctgtgaaataGTGATGAAAGCAAACTTAAGAGCTACTGTGAATAGCCTTCAACATATATTGATTGAATGTTACTTTCAATTAAGTATGTGAAAGATACAAATCAGGAGAGAACCACAAATATTTTGGctaaaattaggaaaatgcatAAACACAAACAActtaaaaacacatacatatgtacaaaataactggtagcactttttcttcatgtattttataCGTGCTATGCCATAAAACCAGCcagataaattaattttcttcataaattaaTGTCTcttagaaataaacaatattttctttataaaatctgAAACTTAAAACAGATTCTTACATGTTTCATTAGATTATACTGCAATCATTATTTTCCATCACAGACTCCTAATTTGTCAtgctttctttaataaaattaaaattgaaaagagctattatctttacatttttgaaaatgtttatttaaaaattgatccaGCCAATTATGCCATTTTAACTGCAATTTGTACAgatgtttggaaattaaaaatgtgtgattTGGACATACATAAAGGATATTTTCCTTTGTCATCTCCCGTTTTTGGAGGGGtatgatttcttatttatttatttttatcttttatttgaggtataattggtatatataattatatttgtttcaggtgtacaacatagtgattcaacatttgtatatattgtgaaatgatcactatgataagtctagttaccatctgtcacgTTACAAAGTTAGtaaaatattgttgactatattccccatgctgtacattacatccccaagacctatttattttataactggaaatgcATACTTTTTAATCCTCTTCATTCATTTTGCCCACCTTTCAAATCCCTCTCCTGTATGGTAgtcaccaatctgttctctgtatctgaggctgggttttgtttttgtttgtttgttttgttttctagagtCTATGCATAAGTTAAATTATGTAGTATTtatccttttctgtctgatttgtttCACTTAGTGTTATACTCTCCAGGTATAtcgatgttgttgcaaatggcaggatttcattctttttttatggctgagtatatatatatatacacacaccacatctttattcattcatccattgatgaacacttaagttgtttccacatgttggctattgtaagtaatgctgcgtatattttttctaattagtgttttccTTATCTTCAAATAGATACCCAGCATTGAggttgctggatcatgtggtagttctattttctttcttttcttttttttttgaggaacctgcataaTGATTCCACAGTGAATGCACCAATTCATTGTCTCATACGAGgattgccttttctccacatcctcaccaacacttgttatttgttgggAAAAGAGCTATTATTGACAAagattatctatttttaaaataaactttttaatgaaGTGTAACACATTATGAATGGTAAACAAATCATAAGCATACAGCTGATAAACTATCATAAAGTGAGGTCACCCCTCCATCTGACTAGCATCCAGATTTAGAAATAGAGGGATACTCAGGAATCCAGCCCTTCTTTTATGTCTTCTTCTAATCATTTATTACATTTCCTATCCCAGGGGTACCACTATCTTAACCTTTAAGACTCCactaattttgcttatttttgaatTCTATGTAAGTCGACTCATACAGATAAATTATTTGGCATCGGGtttcttttattaaactttatatttGAGTGACCTATTCATGCTATTGCTTATAACAATAGTTGATTTATCCACATTGTATGTATCCATTCTCTTGTTGatgaatttttgtgtttcttccaCTTTggagttattataaataatgctatttgcATTATTGTACACATATTATGGTGAACAGATATAAATACTTTATTTGAGCATATATCTTAAAGTAGAATTTATGTATATGTACTTTTCACTAAAATACATATTGCCACACAAGACATTTTCCATAGAGATTATACCAATTTATACTGCTACAAACCAGGTAAGAAAGCTgagtttctttgtattttcaacAACACTTGATGTTGCCTATCTTTTCCAATATATACTGGTATTCCCTGTGGTTTTGATTCAAATTTCCTTAATAACTGTTATGGCCTGACTTATGCTCCCTTCAAAATTCAAACGTTGAAATCCTATTCCCTAGGACCTCAGAATATAACCTTATGTGGAACCAGGGTTattgtagatgtaattagttaaaataaggtcatacTAAGGTAATTATACCCTTATCCAGTATAACTTGTATTCTTATAAAACGgagaatttggacacagagacacagggagaatgtcATGTGAAGACGAGAGTTTCGATGCCACAAACCAAAGAATGCCAAACATTAACAACAAACCAGTagaaactacaaaagaaaaatggaacagaTATTCCCTTAGAGGCCTTAGAAGAACTATAGCTCAGTGATACCTTTAATTTGCACATCTAGCTTCTGAAAGGTAAGAATAAATTTTTATggtttaagccacacagtttgtggtcctttgttatggcagctctagtaAACTAATATAATGATTgatgttaatttgtatttctttgtttacagATGCTGGCATTTGAATATTCTCCTTTGTGATGTGCCCATTCTAAGGGCATTGTCTGACTTTTTTTCCCGAGATAGCACTAAGAATATATTAGCTATTTGGCTAAAAGttgaatttcatatatatatattttttttttttctgcagtagTTTTATTAATCCCTTAATAATGTCTTTTGATAAACACAGATCCTAATTTTGATATAGTAagatttattaatgttttccctTATGTTTACTTCTCTTTATATTCCTAGTTGTTGTGTCTTTCATAAATAGTTCTACAATGTTtctagaactgatttttttttgtgtgtatgatgTGCAGTAGGTGCCAGATTCATTTTTCAACTCAAAAGTATTTATAATTATCCATGCCTTCCTTTATGAAGCTTAGTCTCCTTTGTCAATTACTTTCAGAATCAAAGTTTGTAATGGAGACACGATATCCTAAAATAAAAGTTTCTCTATAATAActaatgttaaaaagtaaatactcATGAAAAATGTGTTCATGTTCGGCCTGTATGAGAAAAACTGAATCAGAGAAGTCATTTGAtatctagtttatttttttaatggccttGAATTCTGGACACCCTTATTCACAAAGATCTATATAGAAGACATGTTACAGTTTCCATATTTGTTTTGCCAAGTGAGGTAGAACTTGTGTCCAGAAATGACAGAATTCATAATAGCCTTACCCGTTTAAATCTTGTTTAGTGTGAATACTCCTTTTGAAAATGAGTCTGTGTTTTGTCTCTTACATTTTTTAGTTTATCACCACAAAGCTGGTTGACTTGGAATATTTACCTGCCTTAGGGGAGACAGGAATTAAAGTGTTAGGGAAGAGATATAAATAGAAGTAGTCTTGCAATTAATAGTGTTGCCTTCAGAATGattttctcactttattttatCAAGGGCCAGCCCAAAAAAGCTAGACCACACAGTTTCATTCAaggaataacaaaacaaaaaggaatccaGGTGGTCTTTCTCATACCCAAGAAAAATTTCAGGAACAATGTAGGGGAGAGGTAATGGGCTGATGTTTAAATAAGTTCACacctcaatttcttttcttttgactttaGCTTACCAGGGGGACTTGTAGGGAAAAGTGAGTGTAACTAAGGCAGGAAGTAGCTCTGTGTCTTCTATCCCTACTGGGTCTCTGGCAGGAGATTACTTCGTGGCTTCAAACAATCTTTGGCAACAGCCTTAGCAgtgcaaaaatttttttctccctaatcaTGATGTAAAATATTCTCAAGGAAAGCCAAGTAATTTTCTGAGAAGTGTGACAGGGGAGATTGTTACATGGACAATGAACTGAATGTGTATTTAGTGCTATAGAAAAGACCACTAGAGCTGAGGACGGACGGCCTGTCAGGAAAACATCATCAGAGTATGGGTCTAGAGCCCTGGGCAAGTGGAACGCAGGTTGAGTCAGCATTTCGTGACAAGGCATAAAGTCCAGCTCATGAGTTAACCCAGATCAATCAGCCAGCAGAAAGAAACCAGGGTAATAAGCGACATCGTCTCAGAGATCATAAGAGGCAGAAGAGAATCCTCACTTTTCTTTGCCTTGTTTATGTCATCTAAAAAGGATCTGAGGGGAGTAAGAATGGGAAATTGGTTTCCTAAAGGACTGAGCATTTTTATCCAGTAGACTGAAGAGCGTAAAggttcatttaaattttcaaagtaagataaattttaaatcagtttagatttggtccttttcttttttattcttctctgtttctctgtctctctgtctctgtctctgtctctgtctctgtctctctctctctctctctctctcccacacacacacacacacgcacacacacacacctctttctttctttctctttttcttttatccttctgCTAACCAGAATACAAGTTTTAGAGAAAGTCAGGTTAGATGtagttaaaacaaagaaattataatttctcTATTCATCTCATTTGAAGGGAAATGTGTGACTCCTTCAAAGATGTCCAACACCACATCATTTCCTTTATCCCAAaataaaagagattattttagcaagcacacacacacacacaatggatgAATTGATGGTTGATATTTGTTGCCTCATCCTAAGAACAATGGGGAAATACTGAAATTCTTTAAGTAGGAATGTGGTGAGGGGCACTGAGCTAGCATTGTTGTGGGATgttaaaaatatcacatttctaTCCCCTGCAATTCTAATGGCATGTAGCAAGACC is part of the Rhinolophus sinicus isolate RSC01 linkage group LG03, ASM3656204v1, whole genome shotgun sequence genome and harbors:
- the LOC109445566 gene encoding LOW QUALITY PROTEIN: GTP-binding nuclear protein Ran (The sequence of the model RefSeq protein was modified relative to this genomic sequence to represent the inferred CDS: deleted 1 base in 1 codon; substituted 1 base at 1 genomic stop codon), translated to MAAQGEPQVQFKIVLVVVGGTGKTTFVKCHLTGEFEKYVAIFGVQVHPLVFHTNRGPIKFNVWDTAGQEKFGGLTDGYYIQAQCAIIMFDVTSRVTYKNVPNCHRDLVRVCENIIIVLCGNKVMDIKDRKVKAKSTVFHQKKNLQHXDISAKSNYNFEKPFLWLARKLIGDPNLKFAAMPALAPPEVVLDPALLAQYEHDLDVAQKTALLDEDDNL